One genomic segment of Bacillus oleivorans includes these proteins:
- a CDS encoding NAD(P)H-dependent oxidoreductase: MGKQTLLVCGSMKPGPGKDSKSAARELLNIVKKAFDDYNYGQYKVLDLRDLKLPFFDGRDTKEYLNEHVDDLYHSMLEAEHIIISAPSYWKSVAGAVINAINIIGGPLYDFPEKKELLIGKKVSLIVVGAEFADAVHGASQLRNSFTSMGANVLRKEIMVGNLRNLSVKEQKNLVTDLYNLGKNIALNSGEYVV, encoded by the coding sequence ATGGGAAAACAGACTTTATTAGTTTGTGGAAGTATGAAACCTGGACCAGGCAAAGATAGTAAATCTGCTGCACGTGAGTTACTTAATATCGTAAAGAAAGCATTTGATGATTATAATTATGGTCAATATAAGGTTCTCGATTTACGCGATTTGAAATTACCCTTTTTTGACGGAAGAGATACGAAAGAATATCTAAATGAACATGTAGATGACTTATATCATTCAATGCTTGAAGCAGAACATATTATTATCTCTGCACCTTCCTATTGGAAATCAGTTGCAGGGGCTGTAATTAACGCGATCAATATTATTGGTGGTCCTTTGTATGATTTCCCTGAGAAAAAAGAATTATTGATTGGGAAGAAAGTATCTTTAATTGTCGTAGGGGCTGAATTTGCGGATGCTGTTCATGGGGCATCCCAATTGCGTAATTCTTTTACTTCCATGGGTGCTAACGTCCTTCGAAAGGAAATAATGGTAGGAAATTTACGAAACTTAAGCGTAAAAGAACAAAAAAATTTAGTTACTGATTTATATAACCTTGGAAAAAATATTGCTTTAAATTCAGGAGAGTATGTAGTATGA
- a CDS encoding GNAT family N-acetyltransferase: MQIKVDDLTGTEIAELLNEHLANMRMISPPESVHALDLEKLRRPEITFWSVWEGNQLVGCGALKELDRYHGEVKSMRTASAHLRKGIARQMLQHILEEAKRRGYQRVSLETGSMEAFEPARKLYVSFGFQYCEPFADYKEDPNSVFMTMEI, encoded by the coding sequence ATGCAAATTAAAGTAGATGATTTAACAGGAACCGAAATCGCTGAATTGTTAAATGAGCATCTCGCTAATATGAGGATGATTTCTCCGCCTGAAAGTGTCCATGCACTAGATCTTGAGAAATTAAGAAGACCAGAAATTACATTTTGGAGCGTATGGGAAGGAAATCAATTAGTTGGATGCGGGGCATTGAAAGAGCTTGATCGTTACCATGGAGAGGTCAAATCAATGCGGACGGCTTCGGCCCATTTAAGAAAAGGGATTGCCAGGCAAATGCTTCAGCATATCTTAGAAGAAGCGAAACGTAGAGGCTATCAGCGGGTAAGTTTGGAAACAGGATCCATGGAAGCTTTTGAACCGGCAAGAAAGCTGTATGTAAGCTTCGGATTCCAATATTGTGAACCGTTTGCGGATTATAAAGAGGATCCAAATAGTGTATTTATGACGATGGAAATATGA
- a CDS encoding MFS transporter, with translation MNRNIKLLWAADATSIFGTAIYTLALTLLSFEYTDSVFGAGAILFTSIIPYFFIGIFAGVISDRVDRKKLMILSDILRGILSISIPIAYDLNILTIQQIVIVSFLITTLRAFFHPANQASVPLLVDDMKDLNKVNSYIGSTQNLGMMLGPTLGGILLIFNFNVSQLLYIDSLTYFLSALFIYFIKFPETKNDSGSHKTSILTDAWNGIKFISIENKPIAIIMIAFATQLLVGVGVTQLGIPKILSAIDISSDSMFGYVLSVIALASTIASFWLASRKVKRPVIWIFTGYGIRGIAFFLLGIASGIESIIIAAVIIGFGSTISGTTMTTLLQVMTPNNMLGKVMAVRSSIGNIADAFAFLIVGGILSASSLFVAFTIIAIYVFATTGLLSYFWYRSINKKSSPQAVYESTHF, from the coding sequence ATGAATCGGAACATCAAATTGCTTTGGGCTGCTGATGCAACTTCTATATTTGGTACGGCCATATATACTTTAGCACTGACGTTGTTGTCTTTTGAATATACAGATTCCGTTTTTGGAGCGGGAGCCATCCTTTTCACTTCTATCATACCCTACTTTTTCATAGGTATTTTTGCAGGCGTTATTAGCGATCGTGTTGATCGGAAAAAACTTATGATTTTATCTGATATTTTGCGTGGGATTTTATCGATTTCCATACCAATCGCATATGATTTAAATATATTAACAATACAACAAATAGTCATTGTCAGCTTTTTAATTACAACGCTAAGAGCCTTTTTTCATCCGGCAAATCAAGCAAGTGTACCTCTGCTCGTAGATGACATGAAAGATCTTAACAAAGTAAATTCATATATAGGTTCCACTCAGAATTTAGGAATGATGCTGGGTCCAACACTTGGCGGGATTCTATTAATATTTAACTTTAATGTTTCACAGCTCTTATATATTGACAGTTTAACCTATTTCTTATCAGCTCTATTTATCTACTTTATAAAATTCCCTGAAACTAAAAATGACTCTGGGAGTCATAAAACATCGATTTTAACAGATGCTTGGAATGGCATTAAATTTATTAGTATTGAAAACAAACCCATAGCAATTATAATGATTGCTTTTGCAACTCAATTGTTAGTTGGGGTTGGTGTAACCCAACTGGGGATTCCCAAAATTTTAAGTGCTATAGATATTTCAAGTGACAGTATGTTTGGTTATGTATTATCCGTTATCGCCCTGGCATCTACGATTGCTTCATTTTGGTTGGCATCTAGGAAGGTCAAAAGGCCAGTAATCTGGATTTTTACGGGATATGGCATCAGAGGGATCGCTTTTTTTCTTTTAGGTATTGCAAGTGGGATAGAGAGCATTATTATAGCAGCGGTCATAATTGGATTTGGCAGTACAATTTCTGGCACAACAATGACTACATTATTACAAGTAATGACTCCAAATAATATGTTAGGAAAGGTGATGGCAGTAAGATCTAGTATAGGTAACATTGCGGATGCTTTTGCATTCTTAATCGTTGGAGGTATATTGTCAGCATCCTCGTTATTTGTAGCTTTTACGATCATAGCTATTTACGTTTTTGCTACCACCGGTTTACTTTCATATTTTTGGTACAGAAGTATAAATAAAAAATCATCGCCACAAGCTGTTTATGAATCGACTCATTTTTAA
- a CDS encoding tetratricopeptide repeat protein → MNAYLLSQLSDHSVIWIRGMEEINNSAVEDTNGIIFNFQVNDRSFLPYYTIGQLLKQMGTIYSEKTEKMDEVDFAFEHLMNSWKRMDMSSDSVIYSIIRRISRESSATSKLIDQVAEKIVEMVDEIFLSQGKKLIIVINSSEWIDRPSLRVLHRIFKLLSPSKFKLILGFTGDVPSKFELNDPFNMVESISVARTRIFKRLLAEQKPLIVGDIKNQIDFSDYHFLGTENGLMSDAAIALITQNYENAFLACDRVLIPGKMKTEEIFRIIGLVHANLSLYEAAYSAFQEALKYEDHGPKRAHIECLAALLAVKRFYNLDIARTHYEEALKFVDESDTINRLEKGWILNGMSFMETVAASKFEGEEKNNLYDSVLKRELEALALIKNQKDSASLYLKYNLMSNITFLLEIRRDYKSAVEFWKSAFTKLIGDETGYLYRTGMLSWKAGQIEEGVHYLKKSYQTALSQKDRLDSESIVYALGYVNLDIGNYGEAVKFFSEGLKISFILREYTQIEEHMKGYLRASALEGKLDENITTLKAICANFYGNLSEDISEFFKNETPLLREIIFKKPLRHPKTKLSSYHPSVDLEAVPEIDMNEYLIRNSKESSTEKMRKILTRS, encoded by the coding sequence ATGAATGCCTATTTACTCTCTCAGTTATCCGATCATTCCGTTATTTGGATAAGAGGAATGGAGGAGATAAACAATAGTGCAGTGGAAGATACAAATGGGATCATTTTCAATTTTCAAGTAAATGATCGATCTTTTTTGCCATATTACACGATTGGTCAGCTTCTTAAGCAAATGGGAACTATATATTCCGAAAAAACGGAAAAGATGGATGAGGTTGATTTTGCATTTGAACATTTAATGAATTCTTGGAAAAGGATGGATATGAGTTCAGACTCCGTTATCTACAGCATCATTCGCAGGATTAGCCGGGAATCCAGTGCTACTTCCAAATTAATTGATCAAGTGGCTGAAAAAATAGTCGAGATGGTTGATGAGATTTTTTTAAGCCAAGGAAAAAAGCTTATCATCGTTATAAATTCTTCAGAATGGATCGATCGACCATCCTTAAGAGTTTTACATAGAATTTTTAAACTTTTATCCCCTTCTAAATTTAAACTAATACTGGGATTCACTGGGGATGTCCCTTCCAAATTTGAATTGAATGATCCGTTTAATATGGTTGAAAGTATTTCTGTAGCGAGAACGAGAATATTTAAGAGATTGTTAGCAGAGCAGAAACCGCTGATTGTTGGAGATATAAAAAACCAAATTGATTTTTCTGATTATCATTTTTTAGGGACAGAAAATGGACTTATGTCTGATGCTGCGATTGCACTTATTACTCAAAACTACGAAAACGCTTTTTTAGCTTGCGATCGGGTTTTAATACCCGGGAAAATGAAAACAGAAGAAATATTCAGGATAATTGGTTTGGTGCATGCTAACTTAAGTTTATATGAGGCTGCTTATTCTGCATTCCAAGAAGCTTTAAAATACGAAGACCATGGTCCAAAAAGAGCTCATATAGAATGTTTGGCAGCATTATTGGCGGTTAAGCGATTTTATAATTTGGACATTGCCCGTACTCATTATGAGGAAGCATTAAAATTTGTAGATGAGTCAGATACAATCAATCGACTCGAAAAAGGCTGGATTCTTAATGGAATGAGTTTTATGGAAACTGTTGCTGCAAGTAAATTTGAAGGAGAAGAAAAAAATAACCTTTATGACAGTGTTCTGAAAAGAGAACTGGAAGCATTAGCTTTAATTAAAAATCAAAAAGATAGTGCATCTCTTTATTTAAAATATAATTTAATGTCTAACATAACTTTTTTATTAGAGATTCGCAGAGATTATAAGAGTGCTGTGGAATTCTGGAAATCCGCATTTACTAAATTAATAGGTGATGAAACAGGGTATCTTTATCGAACAGGAATGCTATCTTGGAAGGCTGGTCAAATTGAAGAAGGTGTTCATTACCTGAAAAAATCCTATCAGACCGCCTTGTCCCAGAAAGATAGACTTGATTCAGAAAGTATAGTATATGCATTAGGGTATGTAAATTTAGATATAGGCAACTATGGGGAAGCAGTTAAATTCTTCAGTGAGGGTTTAAAAATTTCTTTCATTCTTAGAGAATATACCCAAATTGAAGAGCATATGAAAGGTTATTTACGTGCAAGCGCGTTGGAAGGGAAATTGGATGAAAATATTACCACTTTAAAAGCTATTTGTGCTAATTTTTATGGAAATTTATCTGAAGATATTTCTGAATTTTTTAAAAACGAAACCCCTCTATTGAGGGAAATCATTTTTAAAAAGCCTTTGCGTCATCCAAAAACAAAACTCTCGTCATACCATCCTTCTGTTGACCTTGAAGCTGTGCCTGAAATAGACATGAACGAATATCTAATCAGAAACAGTAAGGAAAGCAGTACTGAAAAAATGAGGAAAATTTTGACTAGGAGTTGA
- a CDS encoding pyridoxal phosphate-dependent aminotransferase yields the protein MINVSDLSLINLSLGEIKGGPSEKLRKFTSSKVLEEWQGYTSPYGIYELRRAILDHFQPLYQNKLQLSQVLVTAGASMALTSVYYLISNKRLLIPNIGFPLYRKTAAQLGVQLTEYHIGPEKNWNLTIQQIEEGFKSGIRALIWNNPNNPLGFIAPSYVVEEMCELCKRYKALCITDEVYREFNGAVAVTSPSEIIPNQTIFIYSFSKSYGLAGIRVGCVIAHPQIIEGLREVHWNSGMSVSWIGQEIAKYAIESLPDYPHDLSQKVKKRLNNAVIFFREKDIPFYFPDGGIYICIDTKDLGIDSAHFTTIVREKANLQLMPGMAFGKESASIVRLNAGVEDDIFHEALQRVEHVYADQKGLKETYE from the coding sequence ATGATAAATGTAAGTGACTTGTCTTTAATTAATCTATCACTTGGAGAAATAAAAGGCGGGCCAAGTGAAAAATTGAGAAAATTTACCTCCTCTAAAGTTTTGGAGGAGTGGCAGGGCTATACAAGCCCTTATGGAATTTATGAATTACGCAGGGCCATACTTGATCACTTTCAACCTCTATATCAAAATAAACTGCAATTAAGTCAAGTATTAGTAACGGCAGGAGCATCAATGGCTTTAACATCAGTGTATTATTTAATTTCTAATAAAAGATTACTTATCCCCAATATAGGTTTCCCTTTATATAGAAAAACAGCTGCTCAATTAGGTGTACAATTGACTGAATATCATATTGGTCCCGAAAAAAACTGGAATCTTACAATTCAGCAAATAGAAGAGGGATTTAAAAGCGGAATAAGAGCATTGATCTGGAATAATCCTAACAACCCCCTCGGATTTATAGCGCCTAGCTATGTGGTTGAGGAAATGTGTGAATTATGTAAAAGATATAAAGCCTTATGTATTACGGATGAGGTCTATCGAGAATTTAACGGCGCGGTTGCAGTAACTAGTCCGAGTGAAATTATCCCAAATCAAACTATTTTTATTTATAGCTTTTCCAAATCTTATGGGCTAGCCGGTATTAGAGTGGGTTGTGTAATAGCTCATCCACAAATTATTGAGGGATTAAGGGAGGTTCATTGGAATTCGGGGATGTCTGTCTCTTGGATTGGTCAAGAAATTGCTAAGTATGCAATTGAATCACTACCTGATTACCCACATGACCTGTCTCAAAAAGTAAAAAAGCGCTTAAATAATGCAGTAATTTTTTTTCGGGAGAAGGATATACCATTTTATTTCCCAGATGGCGGAATTTATATCTGTATAGATACAAAAGATTTAGGAATAGATTCTGCACATTTCACAACAATTGTTAGGGAAAAGGCAAATTTACAATTAATGCCCGGGATGGCCTTCGGCAAAGAAAGTGCATCGATTGTTCGGCTAAATGCAGGGGTTGAAGATGATATATTTCATGAAGCTTTACAAAGAGTTGAACATGTTTATGCAGACCAAAAAGGCTTAAAGGAGACTTATGAATGA
- a CDS encoding insulinase family protein, with the protein MEKYVLERTEINIESLPALHTGIVNINFLIGAANDQLPTGSAHFLEHIFCSAHNFQKGKLTAQTQRDETNYYFYIPEENIDSIFKLNWQISIDGKILEQERNTIINEIEQFNLNPRNKALEYLQSLVFNGKGYGKSILGSERQISQIDKIELERGIEYYSIPVSINIIGPWKKDYLIDCINNSSIIRKSYSNDTSQIHPLTIGRGETSLPIDMKIPFIGGGWYLNLNKTVRHHVDIVKNIWDIRIKKLNPEIIFNLRINLYEHGGILTIDSISNKADKDSIEKIISNLKPLISLEEFNKALVKILVHEHRLSEDLQTRIAYRNSLDHQPLLTLEETQEVQKVIMNHILTNHGLYLLHNPQNKISYFPLHYLNMTTLKEKNLFKVTDNTKEKQKIKEKNNPSIYIGRKGSLYYTACSSPLTKRYHVLFRIDCKGIGRLLLPNELPSEISIRGTLENVRYEGWHTLYHISFFEEKSMKESIINSLAFKWDHERYDSKINEEKFMINLEIEMKRRITKALKTTPKKDKANLIGISIVTPEDSFIDEGYFENFPINENKAFLLPERNIIEKRTIKARFHGVAIICHLPKQSLSSLILQEAAFGTNTAFPTLESLVRKNGLSYRIVQSLISDNNKLYIFWGIQCDPSHTFLFKDTVREWIIYLGKYADEVEKWFKDMWVYFNPKKHSSILQLSRDIDRMGQYSPPVMTNNLDFKEFINELMLEKLTEIFFTK; encoded by the coding sequence ATGGAAAAATATGTATTAGAGCGAACAGAAATTAATATTGAATCACTTCCTGCCTTACATACTGGAATCGTGAATATAAACTTCCTAATTGGTGCAGCCAATGATCAACTTCCCACGGGGTCTGCCCATTTTTTGGAGCATATTTTTTGTTCTGCCCATAATTTTCAGAAAGGGAAGTTAACAGCTCAAACGCAACGGGATGAAACCAATTACTATTTCTATATTCCAGAGGAAAACATAGATTCTATTTTTAAATTAAATTGGCAAATCTCAATTGATGGTAAAATATTAGAGCAAGAAAGAAATACGATAATCAATGAAATTGAACAATTCAATTTAAATCCTAGGAATAAGGCTTTGGAATACCTTCAATCTCTTGTTTTTAACGGTAAGGGATATGGAAAATCTATATTAGGCAGTGAAAGACAAATTTCCCAGATTGATAAAATTGAGTTAGAAAGAGGGATAGAGTATTATAGTATTCCTGTATCTATTAATATTATAGGTCCTTGGAAAAAAGATTATCTAATTGATTGTATTAATAATTCAAGCATTATTAGAAAATCATATTCAAATGATACTAGTCAAATTCATCCTTTAACAATTGGCAGAGGAGAGACTTCCCTCCCAATAGATATGAAAATTCCCTTTATAGGCGGAGGATGGTATTTAAACTTAAACAAAACTGTCCGACATCATGTTGATATAGTAAAGAACATATGGGATATTAGGATAAAAAAATTAAATCCTGAGATTATTTTTAACCTTAGGATTAATCTTTATGAACATGGCGGAATTTTAACAATAGATTCAATCTCTAACAAAGCGGATAAGGATAGTATTGAAAAAATCATTTCAAATCTGAAACCCTTAATAAGTTTAGAAGAATTTAATAAAGCTTTAGTTAAGATACTTGTACATGAGCATCGATTATCAGAAGATTTACAAACGAGAATAGCTTATCGGAACTCCTTAGATCATCAGCCTCTTTTAACACTAGAAGAGACTCAAGAAGTTCAAAAAGTTATTATGAATCATATTCTTACAAATCATGGCCTTTATCTATTACACAATCCGCAAAATAAGATAAGCTATTTTCCCTTACACTATTTAAACATGACAACCCTAAAAGAGAAAAATCTATTTAAAGTAACAGATAATACAAAAGAGAAACAAAAGATAAAAGAGAAGAATAATCCTTCTATATATATAGGAAGAAAAGGTAGTCTTTACTATACAGCTTGTTCTTCCCCGCTGACAAAAAGATATCACGTGCTATTTCGCATAGATTGTAAGGGAATTGGAAGGCTTTTATTACCAAATGAGCTTCCATCAGAGATTTCAATAAGAGGAACCTTAGAAAATGTTAGATATGAAGGTTGGCATACTCTTTACCATATTTCTTTTTTCGAGGAAAAAAGCATGAAGGAGTCAATTATAAATTCATTAGCCTTTAAGTGGGATCATGAAAGATACGATTCTAAGATTAATGAAGAAAAGTTTATGATAAATCTGGAAATTGAAATGAAAAGAAGGATTACTAAAGCCTTAAAAACTACACCCAAAAAAGATAAAGCGAATCTCATCGGTATAAGTATTGTTACTCCAGAAGATTCATTTATCGATGAAGGCTATTTTGAAAATTTCCCCATTAATGAAAATAAAGCTTTTCTGTTACCTGAAAGGAATATTATAGAAAAAAGGACTATAAAAGCCAGGTTCCATGGGGTTGCAATCATCTGTCATTTACCGAAACAATCTTTATCTTCATTAATTCTTCAAGAAGCTGCTTTTGGAACGAATACTGCTTTTCCAACCTTAGAAAGTTTAGTCCGGAAGAACGGCCTTTCCTATCGAATAGTGCAAAGTTTAATATCCGATAACAATAAATTATATATTTTTTGGGGAATTCAATGTGACCCTAGTCATACATTTTTATTCAAAGATACTGTGAGGGAATGGATTATTTATCTGGGGAAATATGCTGATGAAGTTGAAAAATGGTTTAAAGATATGTGGGTGTATTTTAATCCCAAAAAACATAGTTCAATTTTACAATTAAGCAGAGATATCGACAGGATGGGCCAGTACTCCCCGCCAGTTATGACTAATAATCTAGATTTTAAAGAATTTATAAATGAACTCATGTTAGAAAAATTAACTGAGATTTTTTTCACCAAATGA
- a CDS encoding NADPH-dependent FMN reductase, which translates to MFKVLLISGSPAKPAHTTALVKEVGSQLQKKGCQITIWDLQERPLPFVDPYYHHHPERNPDPVVKEFVQLTIEADSFVLGSPNYHNSYSGILKNALDILNMDNFNGKPVGLVANGGGIRSTQPLDHLRIVVRGLLGLAIPMQIAACKSDFTLQGETYMINSSDINNRIAAFTNQLINYMEKLNNKSYIK; encoded by the coding sequence GTGTTTAAAGTATTGTTGATATCTGGAAGTCCAGCTAAACCTGCACATACTACCGCCTTAGTTAAAGAGGTAGGGTCACAGCTGCAAAAAAAAGGTTGTCAAATTACTATATGGGATTTGCAGGAAAGACCTCTTCCTTTTGTTGATCCATATTATCATCATCATCCCGAAAGAAATCCAGATCCAGTAGTAAAAGAATTTGTACAACTTACCATAGAAGCTGATTCTTTTGTTCTTGGGTCACCAAACTATCATAATTCTTATTCTGGTATTTTAAAAAATGCATTGGATATATTAAATATGGATAACTTCAATGGTAAACCCGTGGGTCTTGTTGCAAATGGTGGGGGAATCAGGAGTACTCAACCTTTAGATCATTTGCGAATTGTAGTTCGGGGTTTGCTGGGATTAGCTATTCCCATGCAAATTGCAGCTTGTAAAAGTGATTTTACTTTACAAGGAGAAACCTATATGATTAATTCAAGTGATATAAATAACCGTATAGCTGCTTTTACTAACCAATTAATAAATTATATGGAGAAACTAAATAATAAATCATACATAAAATAA
- a CDS encoding O-methyltransferase, with product MNKMPITMQPIDIKVSQIVDKLVQHNVLYSDTHFQSEKFHQFKKGLVGKIHVPSTTISPIMERMLFAIPSSSNVQNIVILGSYFGYAVFWLAGGMNHFEKGKVVGFDINKEACEGAKNNLKNIDLDWVQIKSADAFSGIKEFEDSSIDLIFIDVEKNGSKSDYALLLDTWYSKLKPGALVLAHDPVVEKFSEDFKKYNERIEDKHRFSVSVTLPIDQCGLCISRTIY from the coding sequence ATGAATAAAATGCCAATTACAATGCAACCAATTGATATTAAAGTCAGTCAAATAGTAGACAAGCTAGTACAGCATAATGTTCTCTATTCGGATACCCATTTTCAAAGCGAAAAATTTCATCAATTTAAGAAAGGGTTAGTCGGCAAGATACATGTACCGTCTACTACTATTTCACCTATCATGGAACGGATGTTATTTGCCATACCCTCAAGCAGCAACGTCCAAAATATAGTGATATTAGGAAGCTATTTCGGTTACGCTGTTTTCTGGCTAGCAGGTGGAATGAATCATTTCGAAAAAGGTAAAGTGGTTGGCTTTGATATAAATAAAGAAGCATGTGAAGGTGCTAAAAATAATTTAAAGAATATTGATCTTGATTGGGTTCAAATCAAAAGTGCTGATGCGTTTTCCGGGATTAAGGAATTTGAAGATTCCAGCATTGATTTAATTTTTATCGATGTTGAGAAAAATGGTTCGAAGTCTGATTATGCTCTTCTTTTGGATACTTGGTATAGCAAGCTGAAACCGGGAGCGTTAGTTTTGGCACATGACCCTGTCGTTGAAAAATTCTCCGAAGATTTTAAAAAATATAATGAACGTATTGAAGATAAGCACAGATTTTCTGTCTCCGTAACATTGCCGATTGATCAGTGTGGTTTATGTATTAGCAGAACTATTTATTAA
- a CDS encoding glycerophosphodiester phosphodiesterase: MKRLFSTFIMAISFTVLFSVSAFAAEGEGELTSMGKQKEVVNVAHRGASGHAPENTMAAFQKGFEMKADYIEIDVQMSKDGELVILHDTTLDRTTDGTGWVGNYTLEELKQLDAGSWFSEEFAGEPIPTFEEVIDEFRGKVGILIELKSPELYPGIEGKVAEALKERNMDIPDNNKIIIQSFNHESMKLSKELLPEIPHGVLLGANWANVTDEQLAEFAVYADYFNPTMTILSPELVDRVHAAGMDIWAYTVRTQEQADRLFELGVDGIITDFPEYVYPHPVKNN; encoded by the coding sequence ATGAAACGTCTATTTTCCACCTTTATCATGGCAATCAGTTTTACGGTATTGTTTTCAGTGTCTGCCTTTGCTGCAGAAGGGGAAGGTGAACTAACTTCTATGGGGAAACAAAAAGAGGTAGTGAATGTTGCACATCGTGGTGCGTCGGGACATGCTCCGGAGAATACGATGGCTGCATTTCAAAAGGGCTTTGAGATGAAAGCCGATTACATTGAAATTGATGTGCAAATGTCAAAGGATGGGGAGTTAGTCATTCTCCATGATACAACCTTAGATCGTACGACTGATGGAACAGGCTGGGTTGGAAATTATACGCTCGAAGAACTGAAACAATTAGATGCGGGCAGCTGGTTTAGCGAAGAATTTGCGGGCGAACCAATTCCTACTTTTGAAGAGGTAATCGATGAATTCCGCGGTAAGGTTGGTATATTAATAGAACTTAAATCCCCTGAACTATACCCGGGTATCGAAGGAAAAGTGGCAGAAGCTTTGAAAGAACGCAATATGGACATTCCAGATAACAATAAAATTATCATCCAATCGTTTAATCATGAATCTATGAAACTATCAAAAGAATTGTTACCCGAAATTCCTCATGGTGTACTTCTTGGGGCCAACTGGGCTAATGTAACAGATGAACAGCTCGCGGAGTTTGCCGTATATGCCGATTATTTTAATCCAACAATGACTATTTTATCACCTGAACTTGTAGATCGTGTTCATGCAGCGGGAATGGATATCTGGGCTTATACAGTCCGTACACAAGAACAAGCAGACCGCTTATTTGAGCTTGGCGTGGATGGGATTATCACTGACTTTCCTGAATATGTTTATCCGCATCCGGTGAAAAATAATTAA
- a CDS encoding NAD-dependent epimerase/dehydratase family protein, with amino-acid sequence MTTLIIGGGLIGAHVAREIVNQRKGNFIILAHRIDLSYMNSITSIKGDQTIERAITNYEDLSNIINYYHIKNIVIAAGSLHPSFKKHSGAAILNESQLMLSIQTALFRHFIDNLVYISSLGVYGISEERTEESLPAPYSSYGITKLYNEQIVKTIAQYTNCRVLVIRACGTVGPNPNLSGNWMSSALNKVIRSNDQQVELDDALYSPNEFLDVRDLSSFIVNNLEKGKCLDIVNLGPGKVTDGRELVIELKKIFHKNYTYRNRNDIFSKTSEPLPINKAIKDYNFSPKYNLKRTLKYIGEYYGKICIRANRN; translated from the coding sequence ATGACCACTTTAATTATTGGAGGCGGGTTAATAGGAGCTCATGTAGCACGGGAAATCGTTAATCAAAGAAAAGGAAATTTTATAATACTAGCCCATCGAATTGATCTTAGTTATATGAATTCGATTACTTCGATTAAAGGTGATCAGACGATAGAAAGAGCAATTACGAATTATGAAGATTTATCAAACATAATTAACTACTATCATATTAAAAATATAGTAATAGCGGCCGGCTCCCTGCATCCTTCCTTTAAAAAACATTCAGGAGCAGCGATATTAAATGAAAGCCAATTAATGTTATCGATCCAGACTGCATTGTTTAGACATTTCATCGATAATTTGGTATATATCAGTTCACTTGGTGTTTATGGTATTAGTGAGGAAAGAACAGAAGAAAGCCTCCCAGCCCCATACTCCAGTTACGGCATAACAAAGTTATATAATGAGCAAATTGTAAAAACAATTGCTCAGTATACGAACTGTAGAGTACTAGTAATAAGAGCTTGTGGTACAGTTGGCCCCAATCCCAATTTAAGTGGTAATTGGATGAGTAGTGCATTAAATAAAGTGATTCGATCTAATGATCAACAGGTGGAGTTAGATGATGCTTTATATAGTCCAAATGAATTCTTAGATGTTAGAGATTTATCTAGTTTTATTGTAAATAACCTAGAAAAAGGAAAATGTCTTGATATTGTAAATCTCGGTCCCGGCAAAGTAACAGATGGAAGGGAACTTGTAATAGAATTAAAGAAAATTTTCCATAAGAATTATACATACAGAAATAGGAATGATATTTTCTCAAAGACTAGCGAGCCATTACCGATAAATAAAGCTATTAAAGATTATAATTTTTCTCCAAAATACAATCTTAAAAGAACTTTAAAGTATATAGGGGAGTACTATGGAAAAATATGTATTAGAGCGAACAGAAATTAA